A portion of the Granulosicoccus antarcticus IMCC3135 genome contains these proteins:
- the traF gene encoding conjugal transfer protein TraF produces MSRPICSNSFTDASSVCLKDPRSPGDDTSANTLTSSKVAAMVATALLTMTLAAPAWSADARSIALGGSVIANGQGVHGAVDNPASLMAMQQRKETFHFSIGMAAEVRDSGEAIDTLTDDDNENLFDDIDDEVAALGTREVQCDPFSPSPDRRDQTCVDGTTGVANLSTQLLDILDTVDDETIDAQATLDMGVAFTSNQYPIAVNLRVSGTASGTPDIAEGDRTYITDFQEVLGDDVLTLGEAEDSPYLEADALGATLQVQQPEDVLTSEAHGSVLIRTQLGISIASSFKVGKYDIDAGITPKISALRAYDVLIRAQDEFDDSNPSIEDRLDDSEATENSFTLDAGASMALHSYPVRLAAVLRNIIPESIKTANDFEFETTPQLIVGALYQYGMLSVSGDLALNEAKVDNFETQKMGLGLEFGTAKLAIRGGVSIDNSRDTDATSLSLGVGLGPLQIGARLNGLESLEAGFQLAYSF; encoded by the coding sequence ATGTCCCGTCCAATTTGCAGCAATTCGTTCACGGATGCATCTTCCGTCTGCCTCAAAGACCCACGCAGCCCGGGCGATGACACTTCAGCAAACACACTGACAAGCAGCAAAGTGGCGGCCATGGTTGCCACCGCATTACTGACGATGACGCTGGCCGCTCCCGCATGGTCTGCTGATGCACGTTCCATCGCTCTGGGTGGCTCTGTCATTGCCAACGGCCAGGGTGTACACGGTGCTGTGGATAATCCTGCTTCACTCATGGCGATGCAGCAACGCAAGGAGACCTTCCACTTCAGTATTGGCATGGCGGCTGAAGTTCGGGACTCTGGCGAGGCCATTGACACATTGACTGATGATGACAATGAAAACCTGTTCGATGATATAGACGACGAGGTGGCAGCCCTGGGTACCAGAGAGGTACAGTGCGATCCCTTCTCGCCTAGCCCGGACAGAAGAGATCAGACCTGCGTGGACGGCACCACCGGGGTGGCCAACCTTTCCACTCAATTGCTGGATATTCTGGACACGGTCGATGATGAAACTATCGACGCTCAGGCAACGCTGGATATGGGAGTCGCATTCACAAGCAACCAATACCCCATCGCTGTCAATCTGCGAGTCAGTGGCACCGCATCAGGCACTCCGGATATCGCAGAAGGTGACCGGACTTACATAACAGATTTTCAGGAAGTTCTGGGAGATGACGTCCTCACTCTGGGTGAGGCAGAAGACTCACCCTATCTTGAAGCCGATGCACTGGGCGCTACACTGCAAGTCCAGCAACCTGAAGATGTACTGACCTCAGAGGCACACGGCTCCGTTCTGATACGAACCCAACTCGGTATCAGTATTGCCAGTTCATTCAAAGTCGGAAAATACGACATTGATGCCGGCATAACACCGAAAATTTCCGCCCTGCGTGCTTATGATGTTCTCATTCGAGCGCAGGACGAATTTGACGATTCAAATCCGTCCATCGAAGATCGGCTCGATGACAGCGAAGCCACCGAGAACTCATTTACGCTCGACGCTGGTGCGTCAATGGCACTGCACTCCTATCCTGTGCGCCTCGCAGCTGTGCTGCGTAACATCATTCCTGAATCCATCAAGACAGCCAACGACTTCGAATTTGAAACAACGCCACAACTGATTGTTGGTGCCCTGTATCAATATGGCATGCTCAGTGTCAGCGGCGACCTGGCTCTTAATGAAGCCAAGGTCGACAACTTCGAAACTCAGAAAATGGGTTTAGGGCTGGAGTTCGGCACGGCCAAGCTGGCAATACGCGGTGGCGTCAGTATCGATAACTCACGAGACACTGACGCAACCTCTCTGAGTCTGGGTGTCGGCCTTGGTCCACTGCAAATCGGTGCACGTCTGAATGGTCTGGAGTCTCTGGAAGCCGGTTTCCAGCTTGCCTACAGCTTCTAG